Genomic segment of Vanacampus margaritifer isolate UIUO_Vmar chromosome 13, RoL_Vmar_1.0, whole genome shotgun sequence:
TCTGATCAGCATAATCCTCAGCATGTATGGTTTCATGTGCTTTCTTGGGTGGTGGTGTCTCCTAATGTAGGGGTAAGCATGCTGAACACAACAAAAAGTACTGTAGCTGGCAGAGTTAGTAAAATTTGTCCGGATCTTTACCGTCCATGTTAGAGACAGTCCATAAATGACATATTCCAGGGTGACGTATGTAAATGGTAACTTGAGTCCCACATTTGTCACCCTGCAATATGTAATttgtggacggtccctaacTTTTACTCGCTATTGGGCTCTGAATGAGTCATCATCGGTCAGTTTCATCTTCACTTTTGGCTGGACTCAAATCTTCAGCGAGTCTCCCGTGGGCGGTTGTGATTTAGAAGACCATTTCATACATGGTCACATTATGTTGTATAAGGAAGACTGACAGCTTCTCTCATCAAATTTGCAATAGTATAACTTTTAGAAATGTAAACTGTTTCTgaacatctttgcaaccttCAGTGTTGGGAAAGTTCATTTTCTATGCAAACGAGTTCAAAGttcagttaaatttttttttaaatgaactagtttagtttttttcccctcgaaCTAAGTTCATTGTTCCAAAAATTAACTAGTTCAGAATTCATAGTTCAAGTTTTTTGATTGTTTCCCcactttcattttcagttttaagCATTACATTACCCTTATCTGttcatcatatttattttatcttgttatgctcacaagtcttgggacgTAGTGGCTAAACTGGGAGCTcagggattgtattttgtgtgatgccatgtggaaaaatgtgttagtATATTTGGATATTGGATATTCATATGCTTCAATTTCGAGCAAACGAAAATTCCTTGAATCATTGAAAATTAAACTTTATATATAACTTAAAAGGagaaattaaatgattaaaaaagttaaataagagTACTGTATACTATAATAatggaactttaaaaaaaagactgttcCTGAGCATGTTGGCCTCTAAGGGGCagtatgggttttttttctattgattGCACTATTTATATAATTAGTTTTTCACAGATCGGGATTTTTTTCTGCCTGTAAGTAGTGTTATCTTATCTtatgtgtttccacagcgtttgtgtgtgactatttgttatttgaagaaaTACCAATATCAAAGTTGATGCGactttcctgttagcatttgaatgggatctttCAATCACTTAAGCATTAGCACTAACGACGTTTTATAAACGaaacaaattatatttaaatataccaAGTTTgtaattcttcttcttgtgtgtttagttttacagtgaaCTCTACCTGGGGTGTCATTACCGGACACTTCGTGACGGCAGAATTACATATGCTCCTTGTGTTTCTGCAACACAAGCAAACATCGGGCAACCACACATTGCATTTTGATGACTTATGCGCCTTGCAACTGTTTGTGTCAGCTGAGGTTGCCAAACAATGGCCTTTTCTGTCTAACTAAGGCTCTGTTGTattcacttgtttttttctccttgtaGTCTAACTAGAGAGAACCTGGCACCCTTGGGCAAAAGTGAACTGTGTTCAAAACCATTCATTAGCCCTAGGTAGGATAAGATTACActactcaaaggcacaaattatTCCCAATCTGTGAAgaacgagttattttaatagaattcaatcacaATTTTCTTTTGTTCTCATTGTATGTGTGTACACAATGGATGCACGGTACCACACTTAGAGGCCAAATTGAAAATGCTTTAGCCATTTTGATTGGATCATGTTTCTTTTTCCCAGTCATTGTGACATATGACTTGAATGGCTTGGGACATAATAGGCTAACCTGGGATCTCGGGCATCGTATTTTGTGCCACATCATGTGCAAATGTATGTTAGTATGACACAGCCTTTTTCACTACATTCATTTTGTAGCGACATCACTCCtaaatcttaactctttgactgccagccgttttcagaaaagggatgctgtgggtgccagccgatttaagcattttgactgatctttcaaggtccacagaaaatgttgtgtttggactatggaaacacacatactaccaaatgaaagattgaactctcatctttcaacagaaaaaaatgtttgtttctaccttattccgtttttcagtaatcaacaatagaaaatggttagtttcacccaaatgctctgttttggaccaaaatacggagaaatcaagctttttatgaaacaatattatttcatgcactctagtgaatttgacaccttttttttccatgaatgatgccacaaacacctaaagtgctttacttctgtaaaacactaccaccaacaatgaaaaagtgttttttgatagcaaaatacgtttatttacattcaacagtgtaacaaagttgacaaaacaatttggcaaactatttacaaatgtgtgcaactgtggtactatttacaattgtgtggatgtttcaactacagtttttctttttgtgtaacactccccctGCGTCCCCttgggacgcagcaggatttgcacaacagattagtttcactgcgattgtcccttcgcgtgcagacgctacactttcttaccggcctttttttctggggaatagcaagtatatcctgcagtgtgtgtttggccatgttgccatcaagtctagtgtactatcaggatcatgatacggtgacgttacggtggtgttacgtctggcttcgtcatgtccttcagttcctataccgggtggtaataGATGTTCTGAtgcatcttatccactccattcatggtggcatcgtagtccagaaccagtgtattctccgtgatcagactgtacccactcctccgatgaatatgcattggactcgtcgtccgattgaacgtccgcctgagcgtgctcggttgtcctccgcgttttccggcgttagcatcgctagccggtgaggctttacgacgtgatcatagccgccgtgtcaacgcttccaacttcggcgtcaacctcggagtcaccatcatcatcatcgtcgtcatcaatgtgctctttagcattagtcgatgcttttcgtctttgaaaaaaatgctctagcgtgagctgcttgcaaccggtcgccattttcgcttcctcagccattctcccctcaacactctagctccgcctcacgtcttctactgacgcctacccgatcttgtccaaagagtcattgctgccatctagtgcccaaaaatagtcattatactaactcgatctgcttgatactttcagcacagctggccaaggctttcctccacccgtctccaaaaaacaaaacaaaaaaaacatagttaatgtcttttaacgtctttggcagccctcatttggattttacgaaatgttattaaacgtttttggcagtcaaagagttaaaagatgaCCAGAAAGCGCCGGCAATTTCCATTTTCGGTCGTCAGCAAACAACACAGCATCTATATTCCCATTCACCACATTGTGGTACACTCAAACCAAACCCACCTGACAGCTCCGGAACCATTCCAAGCAGTTGGACACTCAGACTGGTGTGGCCATTCCCTAGTGTCCAGTTTGTTCTCCACAGCATCCTGAAAATAACAGTTCTCATTTATGTCTATCTCTTGATAAATTAAATGTGGTTTAATGCAACTAAAATTGGAAGCATGATAATTACAAGACTTTTAATTGTGAGCTAATGTGACAAAAGGTGAAGAACACCAGTCACATACTGTTACCGTTGGTATTTATTGGGAAAACAAATACTAATTTCAGGTGAGGAATTAATTTGTTATTATCTTAATGGGAGTATGTTCAACACTGTAACAATGTAATACAGTATGGAAAACTGCACAATATATAAGAATGCAATTATACAAAGGTTGATGCAAGCTCAAGTGGCGATGTTTAGTTAGTTAAAGCAGTACAGAAAGAAAGCCAATGTTTACTAAAGCTTATACTACACTTGgttcaaataacaaaacaaacaaaaatagacacacatttatttgtatttatacaaACTTGGGAGGTAATTCCTTTCTGGATTACACGTGATGCTTTGAATTTCAGTTCTGTTATAATAAACGTCAACGGAATAGCAGCTTTCCGAGTCAATCTGtagaaacagttttttttttaaatcaaactttAAAATCAAACTATCGTCACAAGTGTCAAAGCCACAAACTTCCACAGGAATTAAAAAGTGAAAGAAAGCACAACATTTTCATTACAGCTCTTTGTGCAGTAGTGTATAGCAAACCAATCAAATAACCTCACAAAAGTTAACACTTCATCATTTTCTAACAAAAATGCCTTTCAAAGGGATACAGAACTGTGGTAGGACAGTAACCCAGATTCTGCTTCAGGTTGACATTAACCACTTGTGTTGCAagtccacccccaccccaatatATTGCATCATCATACATCTCAACTTCTCCTATGCACACTTATCACTTCAATTGACAGATATTCGGCAGCAAGCAGATTGTTTGTTCTGAATTAAAATTCATTAAATGATGTGGCACAATTTGGCAGGTTTCTCTTAAATGATtacaaaaatccaacaaattaTTTCTTACTGACCTCCATTACATCTTTTATGCCAGGAGTCCACCTGGAAAGTTTGTAAGTCTCTTCCTCAGAACGGTCCCGTCTGGTAGGTTTGCGGGAGAAGAAACTGGGCTGAAATCACAAGTAGAAAAGAATAGAAATGAGAATCAAAATTGAATTACATTCCAAATAAAGCGTTAACGCTGACTACAAGCCTCAATGTTGGTTTTTCAAGAAACCGTTGAAGCATTCCGTTGAGCAATTTAGTTGTAAATGTTCAATCAATCACTTTTGATTCTCCACATACAGACGTGATGATGGAGACTCCAAGCTCCTTCCAGTTCAGGATAACTTCTCTTTCATCTTCAATTTTCACATGTTGGATAAGTTTGTTCAAATTCTCATCTGTTGTTCCTGGTGACACACATGAAACAAACTATAGTTTACAACAGCTGATAAATACCGTTTAGTCACCTTGATCTTCACTTGGTGCGATATTTAATAAAAAGTACCCAACTTTAtctcactgtaaaaaataagtacaaaataTATAGGATTCCAATATGAGTGCTGAAACTATTTGAAGCAGAGCGCTGTAGGTTTGAGAGATAAGGGGACTGGGGTGTACAGTATAATCTAAAACCTAGACAGCAACGGCAACCAGAGGACAATCAGCAACAGGCTGACTTTCGGTGAGCGCTCCCAGTCTGCTGCAACTGCTTTGCCTTAAGAATTGTTGACATTCTCTTGCTTGTGTTTTCTCGTAATACAGTCATTCAACCATTTGTCCACATCGTGATGTTaattaatgtgttaattatggCTCATCTTACTTCTTTCTGCCTGGCCTTGCAAATTCTGTAACTTTTCATTATATGGTCATCTCATCTGTACTAAGCTATCTGGACATTGTTTCCAGCATCTGTACATAACACGTCTTTCTCTCCATGCACTGGGCAAGCAGTTACTCTTACTCTTGGGCAAAACCAAGCAATGGTCTTCATGTCATACCCACTTATCAAAGTCCTTTAGCATTCTCATGTCTGTCTGTTTTAAAGTTCAGCTTTCTCcacaatacagtggtacctcggagtttgaacataattcgttcctgtgaagtgttcaaagtccgaattgttcaacctccgaaaaaaaaaattctcttagaaaataatgtaaatgtaattaattcattcccaagctccaaacacaaaaaaatcccattttaatttcaatttgttttttttacatgtacacccggtacagtatttacacacaaaaaatacctcaccttttttgttgtggtgtgatggcatcagtggataaaAAATGCTACGTTAATGGTGTATTTGACCTTGGGCACATTGTTAGACTACTAtggggtccttgcgtgcgttctTAATGTCAGAcgtgttgttgaacagctaaggggggggtcctcgtgccagtatttacggaagtagtcagtcacggtagttacaacggcgcgataatctccttcctaaatccaTTATGGTTTGTAGCACTGcacgtttttctttgctgccactggcacagCTGTCTTTCTTCGGGCCCATGTCAAAGAAAATtatcgtggaaaaatcaaaatgcactcgcaaaTGTAAGCAGCACCTCTGCAAGTGTTCACGCTGACTGGAAATGAGGAGCGCTTTGTCTCAATGACCGCAActtgagcattcggcattgctcggttTCACTCTGCTACCCATTTAAGGTATGTTCGGCTTTGCTTGCTTTGTTCtggagttcaaactccgagaccGAGGTCAAACCTAGGCATTTTTtaactccgattttttggttgaagtccgatttgtacgagttccaagacgttcaaactcagaggttccactgtactggGCAATATTACAGACTAAAGATTTCATCAGCTGATTCTATGGTTTCAGGCCAAGCTTTAAAATGTACCATTTACGCTGAAGATGTAAAGCAGCACAGCTCTGATCTTGTCATAGGTGCTGTATGGGTACAGCAGCACTGGCAACAGAGTCCTCATGGGATCCTTCACTTTCACTCCTTCTACGTCGGAGCCCACAGCAAGGTCCTACAGCAGTGATAGTAAATgaagaatgattaaaaaaaaaaaaaactttctaatCTACAAACTAAACTGAAGCGTCTCTCAACTAAATTCAAGCAAAGCTAAGTAATCCAATGATTTCACCAAAACAGAATAGTAAGCTCAGACAGACCTGCTCAGCTTTGCAGAGTTTCTCTAAATTGTTGGAGAAATGTTTCATACAATCTTCGGCCAACTGCAGGTGAACGGTTTTCTAGTATTAAGAAATAGGGGCACAGATCAATCATTATGATGACAATTTAACTCTTATTTGAAAATTGAAGAGCCAGAAGTAGAAACAATATGAAACAATAGATGCAattagggatgagcgagtaccgatacctggtatatttcatggtatcggtactcgcgacgaatatcgatactggtatcagtccctgctcttgtggccgttttccggtcaggaactaaaggctcaaatggttattttgtatttactgACCGCCACAAGTACATCGAGTACAAAAAATCCGAGGGCTTTTTCTTGCCTCGAGTACTTGTTTATTTGATGCTTTAGGTAGCTGACTACGGGCTACTTTTAATTTAGCCACTTATGTCACCCAACGCAAGGGAAGGCAGAAGAAGTGGATGTTACTTATTTGATTCAAGCAGCGGGAACGAAGTAATTAAAGACAAATCGAAGGTGCCAGCGGAATGCGGAAATGGCGACGACGACAAcgaacaaggtttccgtagttGAACCTgtggaaggatcattaccggaGAGAGCGAGCTCCCGCGGCAAACGAGGCCAAGTGTGCGGCTGACTCGCGCGAGCCCGGCCCAAAGCTGCGGGCAAGCGAGTGGTGGCGGCTCGGCCAAGAGGCCGACCATCCGCCCCGCGGGGCCGCCGCCGCGGTCCGCTCCCGCCCCACGTTCACTCAACCTGGTCCAGGCCGGGTCGGCCTGGGGTAAGTTTCCGCATTTGCGCCCAAGGCGCCTTGAATGGAGCGAATGACACGATAGATAAATATGTTGTATATGTTATCTTAGCGTGATGTGAAGGCTGCCACGTTACGTTTGAACTGGCTCCCGATTTAAGATGTGGCTTGTAGGGCAATACTTCAGTAGCTAATGCGTTTCGTGTCTGCAGATTCatcacaagcttttttttattattttttttaaactgataaCACAAAAGGATAAAATGCCTTTAAAATACCCTATTTAATTTGACTTATTAGGCCTACTGGTCAACTGCTCCAAATTCATAAATGCACAATCACTACCCTGGCATATAATGTAAGtgtacaacttaaaaaaataaagaaaagcatTAAACTTacttgtttttcattattaagggattttttgttgttgtgtactTACTCTTTATACaagcaaaaatctattttatttgagTACTTgaatattcaatagaattttcagttgagtattcaaatactaaaatactcgatagttgcagccctactgtattccttaaaaggaagttgtacaaccaTTTTGATTGGGACTCTTCCCTGAcaactggattatttgtttcattttatttatctattttttttaaattcattttattgtgtgccctatgcaaaatgacttttatgagcaaattgaaataatatattgccattaatttcaagcaattttaagaaCATTTGCTAAAATTAGGCTATAtaggtcatttttatttatttatcattttatgtatcataagtactaatggtattggcacttggtatcagtgagtactgaagatttgaaaaaagtggtatcagaCATCCCTAGATGCAACAATACACACAACATAGGCCTACTGTAGgcctacaacacacacacacacacgcacacacaaaatatctaAACTCAATCAGAACAGAATTGAACATAATCAAAACTGCTAGTGTTATCTATCCAACGCTTTTCAAAgaacatccatccagccatccattatctgaGTTAAACTATAATTGAGAGGCCAGATCTGACACTACATTCTGTAAACCTTGTGAAAAACATGTCACATTACGAGAAAAGAGGCACCACACCCACGTATCACTTTCATTAGAGTGTAGTGGGGAATCCCCGAGATGTGCAAAAGCCAGGCACTGCACAGTGTAACATACCTGTGTCAGCTGTTTACGGATTGATGGCATCTTTTTCATCATTTGAGCCAAATTGCTGATGGTGatctgaaaataaattaatgcaTAAATTAGAAACAAATAATCAGTGAAATGTTTTCTGCGCTGCAAAATCTCTAACCAAAAAGCTATGATGAAAGTACAGTAATCTCCGCCCACCACCTTCACAGTCAGATGGAATCCAGCACAACAGTGTTCTCAAAGTCTACTATTACAAATATAAGGAATGCATATGGCTATAGGACCCAAACATAtactactgtaaatattttgtatttttgcatctATTCCAATACACAAGAGGATCAAAGTCTCTACCTAATGTGTAATCTGAGAGGGAAAATTGTATTCTAAAACTATAAAGGAAGTACAGTGCCCTGCAAATTAGATCTCCTTGAACTTTTTGACCTTTAGCCACATTTCAGGCTACAAAGATatgaaattggatttttttttgttgtaatttaatCAACACCACGTGGGACACTACCGTGAAGTATGAtattttgaactttttatttatttattttttttctgatgttttCTGAATAAGCTAATGCTGACCTAAATACTATAttatagggctgggcaataaatcgaattaattcgatacatcgtcattttaaaaatcgaatcgttgacatttttctaaatcgtgaaatcaaattttgtcttttggattattaaaagctgttgttcttatgttgtgttacattcaaatgtttttgtggcagaatgctggatgggcactttacaagacatgttgacaatagctaccaactacttaattgtggcaagaaaaaactatgaatgttaagtttatgtcaaaactaatttagaatcagtatacattattgttgtctaaacattttgcacaggaatttttgaataaatgaaacctttaaataaatgtttgttgtgtttattagattaaaattgtaatcgtcctgaatgtctgtaaaaatctagattttatttttgggccatatcgcccagccctactatATTGGGATACATATCATTATCAGGATGAATACCGATAATTACCTGTAttgaggtttttgttttttgttggggggggggggggtaatattttACACCTTTAGTTTGTAGGGATTTGCACTTGATTATACCAGTAGgtgcatttattattttgtttcgCTCGAGGCTACATAACATACGGTAATCAAAATAGCAGAAATACTTCtcagaggaaagcagtgcacttTTATATTATCACAATGACAAATCCATtaaattttgttaatttatttacgGTATATAGTCACTGTCAACCTTTATTTATCAAGGTCAGAGAATTTATCTCAAATTCTCTTAAGCAATGCTGACTTGGCTGACATATACAACATAAAGACATATACAACAACTGTACCATGAAAATGTTGGGTATCATTAGATTGTGCACGTGTGGCTAATTCAGTGTTAGGCGAGTGAAAACAAGTAAGCGCAACTGTACCTTCCCATCTGGTTGTTTCTTGCTAGCAGATATTTCCTTTACCATCTTTGGGATTTGTCTGGTTTAGGAACACATTCACGTAATGGTTAGTCTAGTAAGGAGTGAAGGAGTGGGGGGCAACAATTGGAGATGTGTACATGCCCCAGATCATCATTCCCCTTCCCATTGATTTCTCTGACTTACTCAGACACCTCAGCAATGTGCTTGTGCCTCAGCTTAACCCAAAGCATGTCATCCTCATTCAGCAGAGCCTGCTTCTCCGAGCCATCTTTAGACTTGTACCTGTCAACAAAAAGATCCAGTTTGTGTCATCAAGATAATGAGACATATCATTGTGGGGTCCGACTGTCCGTGCTTatgttgcttgtttttttacGGCACTGAAAACATTGCTGCAGCTAACAAAACTGCAAGGGTACATTACTTGTATGTGGCATTCTTGATATCAATGAGGTCATAGGCCATGGCTTGGTAGGTAAGCTCATGCAGGATAGGACTGACGGGATCAAAGCCTCTTTCGACTATCAGCAGCTGGGCTTGAGTCTTCTCCTGGTGGAAGTGGAAACCAACAGCAGTTAATGTGACTTTATGTCAAggaattgcttctttttttttttacattctgatCAAGATCAGAATGTACTGTAATTCCAAAACTAAAGCTTTGTTTTCTCTGTCAACATTCAACAGTGAAGATGATGTCTGACCTTTTTCTTACTGCTGTCATCCATCTCATAGTATCTGGACAGTTTGTTGTCCACCAACTCTGCAAGGGTCTTAGCGTACTCCATGTTGGTATCTCTAGTGGAGAACATGTTTTACTATGAGTTATCGCTGGTAAGAAGAATACACTCACTATTTTAATGCTCCTCCGCCTTCTCTATAAAGGTTAGGTATCAAATCCTGCTGTATCAGAACAAGCTTTTCACATCTCAACTGAGTTTCTGCTTGAGGCCAAGGTGTATAATCTGAGTCAATACATTGTCCCTGGCGTACCTTTTGTATCGGACACCTGGGCACTCATCCAATGTGGCACAGAGTGTGACAAGCTGGTCTGCGAGTGTTTCTAGTGTCTTTCTTCTGTCCTGACTGTTCGGACTGTAGATGCTCTGAAAGGCTCCCGGATTATCGCAAGTGAACACCTGAAAACCATTCACAagtttagatttatttatttaattttttttaattcagaacTA
This window contains:
- the stxbp3 gene encoding syntaxin-binding protein 3 isoform X5, producing the protein MATGPENGLKRIVWKRIKETIIEDCRKSEVWKILILDHFTTKLLSSCCKMSDLMSEKITIVEDLYKVREPVLEMKAIYFMTPTAQSVDAFIADFKPKPKYKSAYVYFTDCCPDDLFNNMKLYCAKYIRICKEINMSFMPHEAQVFTCDNPGAFQSIYSPNSQDRRKTLETLADQLVTLCATLDECPGVRYKRDTNMEYAKTLAELVDNKLSRYYEMDDSSKKKEKTQAQLLIVERGFDPVSPILHELTYQAMAYDLIDIKNATYKYKSKDGSEKQALLNEDDMLWVKLRHKHIAEVSEQIPKMVKEISASKKQPDGKITISNLAQMMKKMPSIRKQLTQKTVHLQLAEDCMKHFSNNLEKLCKAEQDLAVGSDVEGVKVKDPMRTLLPVLLYPYSTYDKIRAVLLYIFSVNGTTDENLNKLIQHVKIEDEREVILNWKELGVSIITSVCGESKPSFFSRKPTRRDRSEEETYKLSRWTPGIKDVMEDAVENKLDTREWPHQSECPTAWNGSGAVRRVEESLGQLC
- the stxbp3 gene encoding syntaxin-binding protein 3 isoform X3 → MATGPENGLKRIVWKRIKETIIEDCRKSEVWKILILDHFTTKLLSSCCKMSDLMSEKITIVEDLYKVREPVLEMKAIYFMTPTAQSVDAFIADFKPKPKYKSAYVYFTDCCPDDLFNNMKLYCAKYIRICKEINMSFMPHEAQVFTCDNPGAFQSIYSPNSQDRRKTLETLADQLVTLCATLDECPGVRYKRDTNMEYAKTLAELVDNKLSRYYEMDDSSKKKEKTQAQLLIVERGFDPVSPILHELTYQAMAYDLIDIKNATYKYKSKDGSEKQALLNEDDMLWVKLRHKHIAEVSEQIPKMVKEISASKKQPDGKITISNLAQMMKKMPSIRKQLTQDLAVGSDVEGVKVKDPMRTLLPVLLYPYSTYDKIRAVLLYIFSVNGTTDENLNKLIQHVKIEDEREVILNWKELGVSIITSVCGESKPSFFSRKPTRRDRSEEETYKLSRWTPGIKDVMEDAVENKLDTREWPHQSECPTAWNGSGAVSARQKHKYSAQDERRTGSRLIIFVIGGISYSEMRCAYEVTQTVKSCQVIIGSSHILTPTSLLDDIKALSKHPMETFTIEERSND
- the stxbp3 gene encoding syntaxin-binding protein 3 isoform X2, translated to MATGPENGLKRIVWKRIKETIIEDCRKSEVWKILILDHFTTKLLSSCCKMSDLMSEKITIVEDLYKVREPVLEMKAIYFMTPTAQSVDAFIADFKPKPKYKSAYVYFTDCCPDDLFNNMKLYCAKYIRICKEINMSFMPHEAQVFTCDNPGAFQSIYSPNSQDRRKTLETLADQLVTLCATLDECPGVRYKRDTNMEYAKTLAELVDNKLSRYYEMDDSSKKKEKTQAQLLIVERGFDPVSPILHELTYQAMAYDLIDIKNATYKYKSKDGSEKQALLNEDDMLWVKLRHKHIAEVSEQIPKMVKEISASKKQPDGKITISNLAQMMKKMPSIRKQLTQKTVHLQLAEDCMKHFSNNLEKLCKAEQDLAVGSDVEGVKVKDPMRTLLPVLLYPYSTYDKIRAVLLYIFSVNGTTDENLNKLIQHVKIEDEREVILNWKELGVSIITSPSFFSRKPTRRDRSEEETYKLSRWTPGIKDVMEDAVENKLDTREWPHQSECPTAWNGSGAVSARQKHKYSAQDERRTGSRLIIFVIGGISYSEMRCAYEVTQTVKSCQVIIGSSHILTPTSLLDDIKALSKHPMETFTIEERSND
- the stxbp3 gene encoding syntaxin-binding protein 3 isoform X1, with amino-acid sequence MATGPENGLKRIVWKRIKETIIEDCRKSEVWKILILDHFTTKLLSSCCKMSDLMSEKITIVEDLYKVREPVLEMKAIYFMTPTAQSVDAFIADFKPKPKYKSAYVYFTDCCPDDLFNNMKLYCAKYIRICKEINMSFMPHEAQVFTCDNPGAFQSIYSPNSQDRRKTLETLADQLVTLCATLDECPGVRYKRDTNMEYAKTLAELVDNKLSRYYEMDDSSKKKEKTQAQLLIVERGFDPVSPILHELTYQAMAYDLIDIKNATYKYKSKDGSEKQALLNEDDMLWVKLRHKHIAEVSEQIPKMVKEISASKKQPDGKITISNLAQMMKKMPSIRKQLTQKTVHLQLAEDCMKHFSNNLEKLCKAEQDLAVGSDVEGVKVKDPMRTLLPVLLYPYSTYDKIRAVLLYIFSVNGTTDENLNKLIQHVKIEDEREVILNWKELGVSIITSVCGESKPSFFSRKPTRRDRSEEETYKLSRWTPGIKDVMEDAVENKLDTREWPHQSECPTAWNGSGAVSARQKHKYSAQDERRTGSRLIIFVIGGISYSEMRCAYEVTQTVKSCQVIIGSSHILTPTSLLDDIKALSKHPMETFTIEERSND
- the stxbp3 gene encoding syntaxin-binding protein 3 isoform X6, with the protein product MKLYCAKYIRICKEINMSFMPHEAQVFTCDNPGAFQSIYSPNSQDRRKTLETLADQLVTLCATLDECPGVRYKRDTNMEYAKTLAELVDNKLSRYYEMDDSSKKKEKTQAQLLIVERGFDPVSPILHELTYQAMAYDLIDIKNATYKYKSKDGSEKQALLNEDDMLWVKLRHKHIAEVSEQIPKMVKEISASKKQPDGKITISNLAQMMKKMPSIRKQLTQKTVHLQLAEDCMKHFSNNLEKLCKAEQDLAVGSDVEGVKVKDPMRTLLPVLLYPYSTYDKIRAVLLYIFSVNGTTDENLNKLIQHVKIEDEREVILNWKELGVSIITSVCGESKPSFFSRKPTRRDRSEEETYKLSRWTPGIKDVMEDAVENKLDTREWPHQSECPTAWNGSGAVSARQKHKYSAQDERRTGSRLIIFVIGGISYSEMRCAYEVTQTVKSCQVIIGSSHILTPTSLLDDIKALSKHPMETFTIEERSND
- the stxbp3 gene encoding syntaxin-binding protein 3 isoform X4 codes for the protein MATGPENGLKRIVWKIVEDLYKVREPVLEMKAIYFMTPTAQSVDAFIADFKPKPKYKSAYVYFTDCCPDDLFNNMKLYCAKYIRICKEINMSFMPHEAQVFTCDNPGAFQSIYSPNSQDRRKTLETLADQLVTLCATLDECPGVRYKRDTNMEYAKTLAELVDNKLSRYYEMDDSSKKKEKTQAQLLIVERGFDPVSPILHELTYQAMAYDLIDIKNATYKYKSKDGSEKQALLNEDDMLWVKLRHKHIAEVSEQIPKMVKEISASKKQPDGKITISNLAQMMKKMPSIRKQLTQKTVHLQLAEDCMKHFSNNLEKLCKAEQDLAVGSDVEGVKVKDPMRTLLPVLLYPYSTYDKIRAVLLYIFSVNGTTDENLNKLIQHVKIEDEREVILNWKELGVSIITSVCGESKPSFFSRKPTRRDRSEEETYKLSRWTPGIKDVMEDAVENKLDTREWPHQSECPTAWNGSGAVSARQKHKYSAQDERRTGSRLIIFVIGGISYSEMRCAYEVTQTVKSCQVIIGSSHILTPTSLLDDIKALSKHPMETFTIEERSND